A segment of the Leptospiraceae bacterium genome:
TGGATAACAGAAGACCGTTCCAAGATCTTTTCTACTGCTTTTAAACTTTCAATGGCTTTTTTGGACTCTCTTTCTAATTCTTTGTAGAATTCATTTTCAATGACTAAGGTTGTATCGTCTTTGTTTTCAAATTCATGATTGACTTCTTGCATAAAATTTTCAACTTTTGAGCTTTCAGTTTGATGGGATTGAGAAAAACTGTCATCGATTTGAATATCATCTATTAGAGAATCTTCCATAGATTTATTTTTTAGGATTTCTTCTCGGACCTTCATTGCTTCATAGTAAGAACTCGCCAGACGAACGAATTGAACTTCTCTTGTGTTAAAGTCAAACTTCACTGCATACTTTCTTCCGTGAGCATCGATGAACTTTTTATTCAAATCTCGAATGGAAAGTTTTTTCGGATCAATATCTTCGATGGAACGAATGTAAATGTATTCCTTTTGAGGGTTGGATTTTTTGTCCATAAAAACTCCTAATACCTTATAAATTGTTTTTTTTCATAAACAATTTTTGTATATCATTTTCATTGAAAGTATATTTTTTTTTACAAAATTCGCAAGTAATTTCTACTTTGCCTTCTTCTTTTAAAATTGCATGGATTTCGTCTTTGCCGAGCGTAAAGATCACTTCTTCAATTTTCTCCAAGCTACAATCACAATAAAAAAATAAGTTCCCCGTCTGTAGGATTTCTACTCGATACTGCTGATGGAAGGTTCTTTTTTGATTTGTTTGATGCTCATAAAACAGAGTTTGAAAGAAAGTAGGAAAATCCGTTTTTTGTATGAAATTTGCCAAAGCATCAATCTGATCGAAAGAAGTATCAGGCAGAGCTTCGAAAAAATATCCAAAGATTTCTACTGGCTTTTGGGGTTGGTATTTGTCATAAAGAGAAAAAATCCCTACAAAGGCATTCACTTGATCGGATTTGCTAATGTATTCTTCGATATTTTTCGAAAAGGGGACCTTCCTCATTTCCACCGCCGAAGAATAAATCTTTTTACTCGTCATTTTGAATTTGTTGACTTGAAGTATCCCTTCCCCCTTTCCTTGATGGAGTTCTCCCTCCCATTCCGCATCAGGAGGAGAAATAATCCCTCGAACCCCTCCATAACTATTAGCAAAAGCAATGATTCTTTTTATGACTCCATCACTGTGGATTTGGATCCCAATTTGTTCGTGAAACTCTTTGATTTCTCGAGAAGTGAGTAAAAACGCCCCCATGATCACTTCCCCCAACAACGCCTGAGCTTGTATCGATAGTTCTTGGAGCTGACGGATTTCTTTCAGAGCTTCTTTCAGTTGAGCAAACACAAACCGAACGTTCAACTCAGGGATTATTCCACGAACAAAAAGGTCCTGCTGATTGTTTTTATTAAACTGAAACAAAAACTTGATTTCTTTCTCCATTTATGCTTTTTTTATCCAAAAGCCAAAAAAAGCAAACAGTTTCATTTTTTTCATATGCAGGGTTGTGAGCGCCCAAATTGACCGCAAAATCACCCTTTTGAGCTCTTTTTTATTTTTTTCTTACTCAAATTAGAATTTAGAATCTGGAACAAAAACGAAACACTTATTCGAAAAAAGCTTGTAATTTTTCTCGAGGTCGTTTCATCTGTTTTGCTTCTTGTTAGCCGAAGCCGTAGGCAAGAAACCTGCAAGAGATAAATTTTCCTGATTTTGTTAGAAAACAATTTGATTTCAATAGAATATGCGGTTTCTGTTTCGAAATATAAATCCACTATGCCATAGATTTGGTAATTGTGAGAGATAACGAATTCATGCCTTACGATTTTTGAATTTGGAAAACTCAAATTTTTCAACATTCGCTTTTGAAGGTTTCTTGATTTAAGCTTTTGATAATCCCTGCCTTGTTTCAAAGTGAGAATATCTTTTGAAACTTCATAATTATGAAAAAGAAAATAAGAAATCCTCCGTACCCTCAATCATAGAATCAAAAATTTTTTCAACAGCTCCAAGTTGGTATGGCCAAAGTGGTGATCACGTATCATTTTCGAAAAAGGCACATCCACAAGAAATTCCTTATCTTCTTTTAAATTCGATGGAACTCTCGCACTATGGCACGTTTCTCGGAGGGAAGTAAAAAACCCAAAAAACTGACTTTTGGAGATACGGATTAGCCCTTCCTTTTTGAGAGTTTTGATTAACTTATTTTTTCGCTTGTTATCTTGGACGTCATAACCAATAATCACTTCGGTTTCGATGTTCATTGTTCACCACCTGAAAACATAAGGTTTATATGTTAACGATATAACCGCATATTTTATATTATTCTCTTTTGCATGATGGTTTCGAGTTGGTATTGCTTATTTCCGTAGGTGTAAGTTAGATGGAAAGTTTCCATGATTGTATCTTTGCGGAATTTTTCTCAAGTTCTTTTTCTATCAGTTTGTAGAGCTC
Coding sequences within it:
- the cas2 gene encoding CRISPR-associated endonuclease Cas2; this translates as MNIETEVIIGYDVQDNKRKNKLIKTLKKEGLIRISKSQFFGFFTSLRETCHSARVPSNLKEDKEFLVDVPFSKMIRDHHFGHTNLELLKKFLIL
- a CDS encoding Hsp33 family molecular chaperone HslO; its protein translation is MEKEIKFLFQFNKNNQQDLFVRGIIPELNVRFVFAQLKEALKEIRQLQELSIQAQALLGEVIMGAFLLTSREIKEFHEQIGIQIHSDGVIKRIIAFANSYGGVRGIISPPDAEWEGELHQGKGEGILQVNKFKMTSKKIYSSAVEMRKVPFSKNIEEYISKSDQVNAFVGIFSLYDKYQPQKPVEIFGYFFEALPDTSFDQIDALANFIQKTDFPTFFQTLFYEHQTNQKRTFHQQYRVEILQTGNLFFYCDCSLEKIEEVIFTLGKDEIHAILKEEGKVEITCEFCKKKYTFNENDIQKLFMKKNNL